The following are from one region of the Nicotiana tabacum cultivar K326 chromosome 3, ASM71507v2, whole genome shotgun sequence genome:
- the LOC107795472 gene encoding 2-methylpropanoate--CoA ligase CCL4-like encodes MDQLKPRPPNSTPLTPLTFLERVATIYADCPSVVYNNITHTWSLTHTRCLKVASSIASLGINRGDVVSVVAPNIPAMYELHFAAPMAGAVLNTINIRLDARTISILLCHSESKLVFVDCQSKPLVLEAISLFPPKSNRPLLVLIEDDDFPTPQTSEFIRTYEELVEKGDSGFNWVRPKSEFDPIVMNYTSGTTSAPKGVVHSHRGIFIISLDSLQEWLVPKQPVYLWTLPMFHANGWSYPWGMAVVGGTNICLRKFDAKIIYDSIKKHNVTHICAAPVVLNMLSNSPDSKPLKHSVYIMTAGSPPPAAVLFRTESLGFVVHHGYGLTETGGLVVSCTWKNHWNKLPAEERARLKSRQGVRTIGMTEVDVVDPESGVSVKRDGTTLGEIVLKGGCIMLGYLKDPEGTSKCMKDDGWFYTGDVAVMHPDGYLEIKDRSKDVIISGGENLSSVEVESVLYTHPAINEAAVVARPDEFWGETPCAFVSLNGKEKASEKDIIEFCRAKLPHYMVPKTVIFKQELPKTSTGKIQKFVLRDIAKSMGKTGSLIKMSKM; translated from the coding sequence ATGGATCAGctaaagccaaggccaccaaatTCAACTCCTCTTACTCCTCTTACCTTCTTAGAAAGAGTTGCCACCATCTATGCCGATTGCCCTTCCGTTGTTTACAACAATATTACTCACACATGGTCCCTAACCCATACCCGTTGCCTCAAAGTTGCTTCCTCAATTGCCTCTCTTGGTATCAATAGAGGTGATGTCGTGTCAGTTGTGGCCCCTAATATACCCGCCATGTACGAGCTTCATTTTGCAGCTCCGATGGCGGGTGCAGTCCTTAACACTATCAATATTCGTCTCGATGCTCGCACTATCTCTATCCTCCTATGTCACAGCGAATCAAAACTCGTATTTGTCGATTGTCAATCAAAACCCCTAGTTCTTGAAGCGATATCCTTGTTTCCGCCGAAATCCAACCGTCCACTCCTAGTTCTCATTGAAGATGACGATTTCCCAACCCCACAAACCAGTGAATTCATCAGGACGTATGAGGAATTAGTAGAAAAAGGGGATTCGGGTTTCAATTGGGTTCGACCCAAAAGTGAATTTGATCCAATTGTGATGAATTACACTTCTGGTACAACCTCTGCCCCAAAAGGTGTGGTTCATAGCCACAGGGGAATTTTCATTATTTCATTGGACTCTTTACAAGAATGGCTTGTTCCAAAGCAGCCCGTTTATTTATGGACACTTCCTATGTTTCATGCTAACGGCTGGAGCTATCCTTGGGGCATGGCCGTAGTTGGTGGAACTAATATCTGTTTGAGAAAATTCGACGCCAAAATCATTTACGACTCGATCAAAAAACACAACGTTACTCATATTTGTGCTGCTCCTGTGGTACTCAACATGTTGTCAAATTCCCCTGATAGCAAGCCTTTGAAACACTCTGTTTATATTATGACTGCAGGATCTCCACCCCCTGCAGCTGTCCTGTTTCGAACAGAGTCGTTAGGATTTGTAGTACACCACGGTTATGGGCTAACAGAAACTGGCGGGCTAGTAGTTTCTTGTACGTGGAAAAATCACTGGAATAAATTGCCTGCAGAGGAAAGAGCGAGGTTGAAATCAAGACAAGGTGTGAGGACTATAGGGATGACTGAAGTGGACGTAGTGGATCCAGAATCTGGAGTCAGTGTGAAACGCGATGGTACGACGTTAGGTGAAATTGTCCTAAAGGGTGGATGCATTATGTTGGGGTACCTTAAAGACCCCGAGGGAACatcaaaatgtatgaaagatgatGGTTGGTTTTACACGGGGGATGTTGCGGTTATGCACCCTGATGGGTACTTAGAAATTAAGGACAGGTCAAAGGATGTGATTATAAGTGGTGGTGAGAATTTGAGCAGTGTGGAAGTAGAGTCAGTGTTGTACACACATCCAGCAATTAATGAGGCAGCAGTTGTGGCACGACCAGATGAATTTTGGGGTGAAACTCCGTGTGCATTTGTCAGCTTGAAtggaaaagaaaaggcaagtgagAAGGATATTATAGAGTTTTGTAGAGCCAAGTTACCACATTATATGGTGCCAAAGACTGTGATTTTCAAACAAGAGCTTCCAAAGACTTCAACTGGAAAAATTCAGAAGTTTGTACTTAGAGATATAGCTAAAAGTATGGGGAAAACTGGCAGCTTGATCAAGATGAGCAAAATGTAA